GTTGGATGCCTCCGCGAATCGCTTGCATAGTACAACGAATGGGTTGGGAGCCTCCGCGAATGGGGTAAAGGCTATACCAAGTTGGGTAAAGCCTCCGCGAATCGGGTGAAAGCTTTCGCGAATCGGTTTGGGGGTATTACCGGTTCGTTTTTGACCTTGATTGATTTATTTTTATGAACATCAAATCGATTTGGATTGAAAACAAATCGATTTGATGTTCCAGTATACCCGTTGTTTCATTCAACGTATCGGTGTAGTCATTTAACATGCCAGTTATGTCATTCAACAAACCAGTTATGTCATTCAACAAACCAGAGTAGTCATTCAACGTACCGGAGTTGTCATCCAACGTGACGGAGTTGTCAAAAAACAAATTGTTTAAGGTAAATGAATCACATCATTGTCTTTTGCTTGTTTAGCCTGCTGCTAATCGTACAGGGAGCTACCATTATACAATTGGCAGCTTTTCCATTTTGCTCAAGCCCAATCTGATTAAATGATTGTTTTAGTGATAACGTTTGACTACCCAACATTTTGACTGCTAACTCATTTACAGTCGCCTTGCTCACCGGATCTACAGCATCTACAGGATTGTTTGAGTCCTTCAACCTGTAACAGTTGGCATTTATCACAAATAAAACTGGCAGTATGATGTGAATTTTATTCTTTTTGCAATAGGCAACATAGCGCTTATCCCAGATCTTTTCCGGATCAGCAAGCAGGCTTTCAATACGCTTTTTATAAACGGAATTTAAATTGCCTGAAATAAATGTGGAGATTGATCGTGAGGAGAAACTAATGTCCAGAAAATGAATTCCGGTATAGCAGGTATCTACAAAAGACTCGGAGTAAAATTGACGTTGTAAATATGTTGCCAGGACAGTGTCAGCGGGTTCAACCGTTTTCTTTTGCTGAGCGAAGGAGGCAATAGCAATAAAATTCAAAACAACAAACAAATAAGTTTTCATGAGTTACTATTAAGGGTTACGGGCTTCTTAAATCCTTCATTAACGTTATAGCTAATGGTAAATCCGGATTAATGATTATCGAAGAACAACAATAGCAAAAACTTGGCCATTTTCTTAAAAAGCGCCTTTACCCTTCCTGAAATCAGGCACTTTATATGTTACGCAATTTTACCAGGGAACTCTACGAAGAGCAATGCTTACAGTAATTTACGGTGCAAATACAGGTATACCCGTATAAAACATCTTTACATAGTAATTAAACCTGCCTCTCCTACTTCTTCTTCTTCACCTGCAATTCGGGAAAAATGTACAAGTCAACGGGAAATAAAGACATCCTGGGTGGTTAAAACTCCAGTTACTTTTGTGATAGAAAACGTTCATCCTACATAAAACTATTAATTATGTTTCGCACCTGGGAAATCAGGCTTCGCACATGAGAAATCAGGCCTCGCACATGGGAATCGAAGCTTCGCGCATGGGAATTGCAGTATTGTTTGTCCTACATGCAGAGAAAATGCGAACGGACGGGTTATGATGAAGAAAACCCCTTCAGGTTCAATGACCTGAAAGGGTTTTAGTTTTTCTATAGGGTATAATTAATTCTGCACCAGGTAAATATTTCTTATCTCAAAGTAGCTGCCCGGGTTACCGCTACCGACGATATTTCCCAAAACGCCCAATGATACCACCTGCGGGGTGGACAAGGTGAAGTTAAAACTCTTCGTCTCGGTTATATTAGGAGAGGTAGCACCGATGTTGGCGCCGTTAAATAAAGCGGCATACCCTAAAGCGCTGGAAAGGTTGCTCAACGATGGTATTCCGCTGCCACCGGCGGCAGCAACGAAATAAAGGGAAGAGTTCTGTTGCACTTCAGAGTAGTAAGTAAATGACACCGTATAGCTCCCGGCAGGGAGTGGCGACGACGTAGGTTGATAAATTCTGCCATCCACTACAGGCGTATTACCCCAGGTTTCCCAGGTGATAACACCGTTAGACTGCCACCCTGCATGCTGATAACCTCCATACGTACCCGAACCCTTATTCATGGCCCCGGCATTGGTAACCCAGGGAGCATTCAGGGTACCGAACCTTCCGTCGGAACCCAGCTGGCCTTTAAAGTCGGGCCCGCAATTAGACAGGTAAATGCTGGTAACATCTGCTTTGATACTGTGGGTTTGAAATACCGTATAAAAAGTATCAATCGCTGTAGCATTTGGCAGGAAAGCCGTTTTATACGAAAACACGGAACCAACCTTAACAGCAGGCAGCGACGTTGTTTGGGCAACCGCCACAGAAGGAATAATGGTATCATGCGCCAGTCCGCCATTATCAGTATACTTAATTTCCATATTCAGCACCCCGGCATCGCTGCTAACGTCGGCCCAGCTTATACGGGCCGAGCCGTTCGTTTGCAGGGACGCATCTACCACTCCCCTGTTGACGAGGGAATTTTGATAGTTATCGCCGTACACGCTGGCCGTTACATACACGGGAACCGATGAATTGCCCGCTGCGTCGTAGGTTCTTAGTTCAAAGCTCTGGGTACCTTCCTGCAGGTTATTAATAAAAAGCCTGGCCGTATCAACGCCTGCCGTTCTTTTAACGGCCACCTCTACGGAATCACGCCGGCTGTTACTGAAAACACGGTATTTGACGATGTTGGGATCGGAAAAAAACAGTCCGGTTATCTTTACCCTGTTTCTTCCGGAAAAAACCTTTACGGAATCCATTTTACCGGAATATATAATTGCCCCGCCGGATTCGTATTTGGACTTATAAGCATCTTCCCTGCTGCAGGAAATTATAGATATCGCTATAGCCGTAAAAAGCGCTATTATTTCTATTTGTCTCTTCATAGAAGAATTTTACTCGTTATAAAATGTACTAATTCCCCCACAGCGTCAGTTCCGCAATGGTAATGAAATAGCTTCCCTGCCAGTTAGATAACTGCCTGATGCGTATATACCTGTACTGACCCAACCCGGTAGGAAAATCAAATTGCCATCCATTGTAGGCCAACTGCTGATCGGCCGTTGTTTCCGTTTGATAAGCCGATCCCGAAGGTTTGGTAACATGGTAGGTGCCTATTTTTGTCCATGAAGCTCCGGGAAGGTTATTCACTCCTACCGGATCGCTTAGATCGGGATTATTTGAACCCCACACTTCAAAGTCTTTCACATTACCCCTCACATAGTAAAAGTTGCCCACTTCCTTATAGGGATTTATCTGGAAACGGCTGAAAGTATGCTGCTGGCCCAGATCGAGGGTAACCATTTGCGGCACCGTTGAACTCTCCACAGTGAAGTAAGTGGAAGGCCATCCGGGATTATAATTCCCATCATACATATAGTAAGGCCAGGTAGTTCCGCCGTTGGTTAAAACCACCGCATCGTTTGGCAGTACCAGCGTACTGAATTTACTTTTATCCAATTGTTGTTCGAACAACGGGGTCAGGGTTAAAAACAGGGTATCCGAATAGTGAAACCATCTGTCCCTTACCACAAAACCATATTTCCTTGCCACCGAAGGCTGGTTTCTGATAGTGCCCGTAATCACGGTATCGTTGCCGTAAAGATTGTCCATACCCGTTGTTTGCACCCAAAGCCCCTTGCCGGAGGTGTCTACTATAGGAATAATGGCCAGGTTATCCCGCGCAGGGTTTTGGGCAGTAATGGTAAACCCGCCGAAGGTGACCGAAACCGTTAGCGCCCGCCGGGCCTGAATATAGCCCGGGGTAAGCGGCTTCACCATAACATCCACCGCGGATGATGCTTTTTCGCTGGAGTTCACAGCATACAATTTAATGGTGTGCTGCAAAGTATCTCCAAAGCCGTCTACCGTGAGTGTATTGGTATACCGCGATGCTATCACCTGCGTAGCAACGCCCGGCGAGGTTTCATAAGCTGCCTTTACATATAACAGGTCCTTATCGGAGGGCAGCGTGTAGGTTAAAACTGCTTTTCCGTTTTGATTGGTTACCGAAACGTTGGAGACCAGTCCCGGCGGATTGTTATTGGTAACCGCAGGCGTATTAAAGTCTTCCCGCTTGCAACCTGCCATCATGGTTAAAAACAATGGCAACAGGTATAAAAATTTATTCTTTCCCATCTTTTTATTTCTTTGATAAGTTAGAAGTATTTACCAGTTAGGATTTTGCACCAGGTTAGGATTATTTAAAAGATCGTTATCCTGCAGCGGCCACAAATAATCACGGGGCGCCACGAACCTCCTGGTATAGAATGTAAGCTCACGATAAAACAAATCGGGGGTTTTGGCTGTCCTGTCCCAGCCAGTAACGTTTCCAACCAGTTCCTGTGCCGCTGTTTTCCACCGCAACAGGTCCCAATATCTTTGTCCTTCAAAACATAATTCTATCGCACGCTCTCTTTGTATAATGGAGCGCATGCCGGCCTTAGTGGTATATTTTGTTGGATTATTACTGTAGGTTGACCAGGCGTTTTGAACAGTCGTTAACCCGGCCCTTGCTCTTATAAGGTTTACATATGTGTAAACGTCTTGTAAGGGCGCATCGCCGGCTTCATTCAATGCTTCGGCATACAACAGGTACAGATCCGCCAGGCGCATCATGGGATAGGGGTAGATGGGATAAAGCCGGGTATTCCAGTCGAAATGCCAGTTCAACACTTTCTTCATGTACATGGTTGTGATGGGTATGGGTGAGTTCTGTCCAAACTCACCGGCGCGGCAAAACAGGTAAAAGGTGTTTTCGTCGCTGTGGGAAGGACTGTTGGCCATGTACCATATACACCTGTCGAAACCGATATTGGCATAAAAACGGGGCTCTCTTTCAAAATTGAGCCGTGCAGTTGTTTCACCCTCTTTAATATTAAATCTTTCTCCATGGGTAGCAACACGCAAGGCCGAATAGTTGGAAAAATCAAGTGTTTTATCTTC
The Niastella koreensis GR20-10 genome window above contains:
- a CDS encoding DUF5000 domain-containing lipoprotein, whose product is MGKNKFLYLLPLFLTMMAGCKREDFNTPAVTNNNPPGLVSNVSVTNQNGKAVLTYTLPSDKDLLYVKAAYETSPGVATQVIASRYTNTLTVDGFGDTLQHTIKLYAVNSSEKASSAVDVMVKPLTPGYIQARRALTVSVTFGGFTITAQNPARDNLAIIPIVDTSGKGLWVQTTGMDNLYGNDTVITGTIRNQPSVARKYGFVVRDRWFHYSDTLFLTLTPLFEQQLDKSKFSTLVLPNDAVVLTNGGTTWPYYMYDGNYNPGWPSTYFTVESSTVPQMVTLDLGQQHTFSRFQINPYKEVGNFYYVRGNVKDFEVWGSNNPDLSDPVGVNNLPGASWTKIGTYHVTKPSGSAYQTETTADQQLAYNGWQFDFPTGLGQYRYIRIRQLSNWQGSYFITIAELTLWGN
- a CDS encoding DUF4998 domain-containing protein — its product is MKRQIEIIALFTAIAISIISCSREDAYKSKYESGGAIIYSGKMDSVKVFSGRNRVKITGLFFSDPNIVKYRVFSNSRRDSVEVAVKRTAGVDTARLFINNLQEGTQSFELRTYDAAGNSSVPVYVTASVYGDNYQNSLVNRGVVDASLQTNGSARISWADVSSDAGVLNMEIKYTDNGGLAHDTIIPSVAVAQTTSLPAVKVGSVFSYKTAFLPNATAIDTFYTVFQTHSIKADVTSIYLSNCGPDFKGQLGSDGRFGTLNAPWVTNAGAMNKGSGTYGGYQHAGWQSNGVITWETWGNTPVVDGRIYQPTSSPLPAGSYTVSFTYYSEVQQNSSLYFVAAAGGSGIPSLSNLSSALGYAALFNGANIGATSPNITETKSFNFTLSTPQVVSLGVLGNIVGSGNPGSYFEIRNIYLVQN